The Sorangiineae bacterium MSr11367 genome window below encodes:
- a CDS encoding DUF6268 family outer membrane beta-barrel protein: MLKTSFAVLAVLAVICGTKSARAQAADSMFSVSYEGSAFGVKKPESRDTKDSLGIQTLRFRAGTPIPLGPKTMFIPGVAYDMLDIPESTSEKLPTGRLHAASVSVGLMQMLSNRIMVGGMVSAGLASDFEERASIDDLSLTASVMGMYKFSDSFSLGLGVSYFHQIRRVFPGPAIALNWELSDRFRIRGAVPASLNVEFRATPWLTLGIREAMDVNFFHLSGRKYGQQDMQLSYITVNVGPKATLNFSDSTHLDLYASVSALRRYEYFVDAHSQRDGTLPAVVTFGARLWFGSAGWRSDPWAPIAK, encoded by the coding sequence ATGCTAAAGACTTCTTTTGCCGTCCTGGCGGTGCTCGCCGTGATCTGTGGAACGAAGAGCGCGCGGGCCCAAGCGGCTGATTCGATGTTTTCCGTGAGCTACGAGGGGTCCGCGTTCGGGGTGAAGAAGCCCGAGTCGCGCGACACGAAAGATTCGCTTGGGATACAGACGTTGCGCTTCCGCGCCGGAACGCCCATCCCGCTCGGACCGAAGACGATGTTCATACCCGGCGTCGCGTACGACATGCTCGACATTCCGGAGAGTACGAGCGAGAAGTTGCCCACCGGGAGGCTGCACGCCGCGTCGGTGAGCGTCGGCCTCATGCAGATGCTCAGCAACCGCATCATGGTTGGAGGCATGGTCAGCGCGGGGCTTGCGTCGGACTTCGAGGAGCGTGCCTCCATCGACGACCTGTCGCTGACGGCCTCGGTCATGGGCATGTACAAATTCAGCGACTCCTTCTCGCTGGGTCTCGGCGTCTCCTACTTTCACCAGATTCGGAGGGTCTTTCCAGGGCCCGCCATCGCGCTCAATTGGGAGCTGAGCGACCGCTTTCGCATCCGCGGCGCGGTTCCCGCCTCGCTGAACGTGGAGTTTCGCGCGACGCCCTGGTTGACGTTGGGCATCCGCGAAGCGATGGACGTCAACTTCTTCCATTTGAGCGGCCGCAAGTACGGCCAACAAGACATGCAACTCTCGTATATCACCGTCAACGTGGGGCCCAAGGCAACGCTGAACTTCTCGGACTCGACGCACCTCGACCTCTATGCCTCGGTCAGTGCGCTGCGTCGATACGAATACTTCGTCGATGCCCACTCCCAGCGCGACGGGACTTTGCCCGCTGTCGTGACCTTCGGTGCCCGACTCTGGTTCGGATCCGCCGGCTGGCGCAGCGATCCTTGGGCCCCCATTGCGAAGTGA
- a CDS encoding epoxide hydrolase 1 has translation MIPFEKVPYTAILLTLFLAGTACGNDAAAKSDGEANSGEAHVNAATLVSDTSAHGSSIRPFRVHIPESEIIDMRRRVLATRWPDRETVPDQSQGVRLEKIQRLVRYWGANYDWRKAEAKLNAWPQFVTKIDGLDIQFIYVRSRHPNAMPLIMTHGWPGSLFEMTKVIGPLTDPTAYGGRAEDAFDLVLPSLPGYGFSGKPTGVGWGPDRIARAWAELMDRLGYKHYVSQGGDWGAIVSHAWARNPTPGLLGIHVNMPATVPKDVAKALNDGDPAPPGLSEKEKLAFTTLDTFYKRGTGYSAMMVTRPQTIGYSLSDSPAGLAAWAYDKFAAWTDSGGEPERALTLDEMLDDISLYWLTNTGTSSSRLYWENNGNVFNAVDISIPVAVTVFPGEIYRAPKSWGERNYHNLIYWNEVDKGGHFAAWEQPQLFAEEIRAAFRSLR, from the coding sequence ATGATCCCATTCGAAAAGGTGCCGTACACCGCCATCCTGCTTACGCTTTTTCTAGCCGGTACCGCCTGCGGAAACGACGCGGCGGCCAAGTCCGACGGTGAGGCCAATTCGGGCGAAGCCCACGTCAATGCTGCCACGTTGGTCAGCGATACGTCGGCGCACGGATCGTCGATTCGTCCGTTTCGCGTTCACATTCCAGAAAGTGAAATCATCGACATGCGCCGGCGCGTCTTGGCGACACGCTGGCCCGATCGGGAGACGGTGCCGGATCAATCCCAGGGCGTGCGGCTGGAGAAGATCCAGCGGCTCGTCCGCTATTGGGGAGCGAACTACGATTGGCGAAAAGCGGAGGCGAAGCTGAATGCGTGGCCGCAGTTCGTGACGAAGATCGATGGGCTCGATATCCAATTCATCTACGTCCGCTCGCGTCACCCGAATGCGATGCCGTTGATCATGACCCACGGCTGGCCCGGATCTCTCTTCGAAATGACCAAGGTCATCGGGCCGCTCACCGATCCCACGGCCTACGGCGGGCGGGCCGAAGATGCCTTCGACCTCGTGTTGCCGTCGCTCCCCGGTTACGGCTTTTCGGGAAAGCCGACGGGCGTCGGCTGGGGGCCCGACCGCATTGCGCGGGCTTGGGCGGAGCTGATGGATCGTCTGGGGTACAAGCATTACGTGTCGCAAGGCGGCGATTGGGGGGCCATCGTTTCGCACGCGTGGGCGCGCAACCCCACGCCAGGGCTGCTCGGCATTCACGTCAATATGCCCGCAACCGTACCGAAGGACGTTGCCAAGGCCCTCAACGACGGGGATCCGGCGCCGCCCGGCCTTTCCGAGAAGGAGAAGCTCGCGTTCACCACGTTGGATACCTTCTACAAGCGGGGGACCGGCTATTCGGCGATGATGGTGACCCGCCCGCAAACCATCGGATATTCACTGTCGGATTCGCCCGCAGGTCTGGCGGCTTGGGCCTACGACAAGTTCGCCGCGTGGACGGACAGCGGCGGTGAACCGGAGCGCGCGCTCACGCTGGACGAGATGCTCGACGATATTTCGCTTTACTGGCTCACGAACACGGGGACCTCGTCGTCGCGCCTGTACTGGGAGAACAACGGCAACGTGTTCAATGCCGTCGATATCTCGATTCCCGTGGCGGTGACCGTGTTTCCGGGCGAGATTTACCGCGCTCCAAAGAGTTGGGGCGAGCGCAATTATCACAATCTCATTTATTGGAACGAAGTCGACAAGGGCGGTCACTTCGCGGCATGGGAACAACCGCAGCTTTTCGCCGAAGAGATCCGCGCGGCGTTCCGGTCTTTGCGCTAA
- a CDS encoding hotdog fold thioesterase, giving the protein MDANAMRDLIEELIPFNRFLGMRCAEIRPSFARLELPFREDFIGDPLRRALHGGLLSTLADTTGGMAVWSELRDARSRLSTIDLRVDYLRPGKPELVACEATVVRQGNRVGVTDMRLFHPSSPEETIATGKGVYNITIVKS; this is encoded by the coding sequence ATGGACGCCAACGCGATGCGCGATTTGATCGAGGAGCTGATTCCCTTCAATCGCTTTCTGGGGATGCGCTGCGCCGAGATTCGACCCTCGTTTGCGCGGCTGGAGTTGCCGTTCCGCGAGGACTTCATCGGAGACCCGCTCCGTCGCGCGCTCCACGGTGGCCTTTTGAGCACGCTGGCCGACACCACCGGCGGCATGGCCGTTTGGTCCGAGTTGCGCGACGCGCGAAGCCGTCTCTCCACCATCGACTTGCGCGTCGACTACCTTCGCCCGGGGAAGCCAGAGCTCGTCGCCTGCGAGGCCACGGTGGTGCGCCAGGGCAACCGCGTGGGGGTGACCGACATGCGATTGTTCCATCCCTCCTCGCCCGAGGAGACGATTGCCACGGGCAAGGGCGTGTACAACATCACCATCGTAAAATCTTGA
- a CDS encoding TetR/AcrR family transcriptional regulator → MASRRPKTKWGDREARLRDICRAGAEALAKEGYANLNMRTVAEGARVSLGTLYTYFTSKEELFAVLYADRLEHLVAEMALSCAGAKTPQEVLVIVAERYFEVYAVFGRELNIVSLVAGEELEAEIAPAVVGRLVSAARQVFATAWTAVARLDPSIADFSEAQRLLAVRLVWATMVGLADHVSGVRQRLHAGTRRELTEFAARVLVAGLESVRRG, encoded by the coding sequence ATGGCCAGCCGACGACCGAAAACGAAATGGGGCGATCGCGAGGCCCGGCTCCGCGACATCTGCCGAGCGGGGGCGGAGGCCCTCGCGAAAGAGGGGTACGCAAACCTGAACATGCGCACGGTTGCGGAGGGGGCGCGTGTGAGCCTCGGAACTTTGTACACCTACTTCACGTCGAAGGAAGAGCTCTTCGCCGTGCTCTACGCCGACAGGTTGGAGCACCTCGTCGCGGAGATGGCCCTGTCGTGTGCGGGGGCCAAGACGCCCCAAGAGGTGCTGGTGATCGTGGCCGAACGGTACTTCGAGGTTTATGCCGTTTTCGGCCGTGAACTCAACATCGTATCCCTGGTGGCCGGTGAAGAACTCGAGGCGGAAATCGCGCCCGCGGTCGTGGGGCGGCTGGTCAGCGCGGCGAGGCAAGTGTTCGCCACGGCATGGACGGCCGTAGCTCGGCTGGATCCGAGCATTGCCGATTTTTCCGAAGCGCAGCGGCTACTCGCCGTGCGGCTCGTGTGGGCCACGATGGTGGGGCTGGCCGATCACGTATCGGGCGTTCGCCAACGGCTCCACGCGGGAACACGCCGGGAGCTCACGGAATTCGCAGCCCGGGTCCTCGTGGCCGGACTCGAATCCGTGCGCCGCGGTTGA
- a CDS encoding amidohydrolase family protein, producing the protein MANIERSWAGSWFVPLAMSAGMIGCASHASAAPVAHATSAEGVKAAPNTHSVPPAPPIDPSSMPKQKPVVLRAARLFDGKGNDVLDAQGGRVSVLVENGLIAQVGKSITAPADAEVIDLGDSTLLPGFIDAHTHLAVELGDDYYRFQQERLLRSSAENALLAVPFAKKTLDAGFTTVRDVGSFYYIDVGLRNAIKAGTIEGPRMLVAVHALGATGGHADEDPFPPDIIKEPGPTDGICNGADACRRAVREQVKYGADVIKVMSSGGVLSLADAVDAPQLTPDELKAIVDEAHRLGKRVATHCHGDTAAKAAITAGVDSVEHGSFLKPDTLAMMKSNGTVLVPTFMAGDYISKRIDKMPPPIQEKARAAIAAHAQMFKNALRSGVTIGFGTDAGVYRHGDNAREFALMTNAGMSPAAALRAGTSTNAALLGISAQTGTLEKGKLADVVAVPGNPLKDITQTERVTFVMRSGHVYKRPSSETPR; encoded by the coding sequence ATGGCCAATATCGAACGATCGTGGGCAGGTTCATGGTTCGTACCGCTCGCGATGTCGGCGGGGATGATCGGCTGTGCGTCGCACGCGTCCGCTGCGCCGGTCGCGCACGCCACGTCGGCCGAAGGGGTCAAGGCGGCGCCGAATACCCATTCGGTGCCGCCGGCGCCGCCCATCGATCCATCGAGCATGCCGAAACAGAAGCCGGTGGTCTTGCGCGCGGCGCGTCTCTTCGATGGAAAAGGGAACGACGTTCTCGATGCGCAAGGCGGGCGAGTCTCGGTCTTGGTGGAAAACGGGCTCATCGCCCAGGTCGGGAAATCGATCACGGCGCCCGCCGATGCGGAGGTGATCGATCTGGGCGACAGCACGCTCTTGCCGGGATTCATCGATGCGCATACGCACCTTGCCGTCGAATTGGGCGACGATTACTACCGCTTTCAACAGGAGCGCCTTCTCCGATCCAGCGCCGAGAATGCTCTTCTCGCGGTGCCATTTGCCAAGAAGACGCTCGACGCGGGCTTTACCACCGTGCGCGACGTTGGCTCGTTTTATTACATCGATGTAGGACTCCGCAATGCCATCAAGGCGGGCACGATCGAAGGCCCGCGGATGCTCGTGGCCGTTCATGCGCTCGGAGCCACCGGGGGTCATGCCGACGAAGATCCGTTTCCACCCGACATCATCAAGGAGCCCGGCCCCACCGACGGCATCTGCAATGGGGCGGACGCATGCCGCAGGGCGGTGCGCGAGCAAGTGAAGTATGGGGCCGATGTCATCAAGGTGATGTCGTCGGGCGGCGTTCTTTCGCTCGCCGATGCCGTGGATGCGCCGCAGCTCACGCCCGACGAGTTGAAGGCCATCGTCGACGAAGCGCACCGGCTCGGAAAGAGGGTGGCGACGCATTGCCATGGCGACACGGCGGCCAAGGCCGCCATCACCGCCGGGGTGGATTCGGTGGAGCACGGCTCGTTCTTGAAGCCGGACACGCTGGCCATGATGAAGTCCAATGGCACGGTGTTGGTCCCGACGTTCATGGCGGGCGACTACATCTCGAAGAGGATCGACAAGATGCCTCCTCCCATCCAGGAAAAGGCGCGCGCCGCGATCGCCGCGCACGCGCAGATGTTCAAGAATGCCTTGCGCTCGGGGGTGACGATAGGCTTCGGCACCGACGCCGGCGTCTATCGGCACGGTGACAACGCTCGCGAGTTCGCCCTGATGACGAACGCCGGGATGTCGCCCGCGGCCGCTCTACGCGCGGGCACCTCGACGAACGCCGCCTTGTTGGGCATTTCCGCACAAACGGGAACGCTCGAAAAAGGCAAACTCGCGGATGTCGTGGCCGTGCCGGGCAATCCGCTGAAAGACATCACGCAGACCGAGCGCGTCACCTTCGTGATGCGCTCCGGCCATGTTTACAAGCGCCCGTCATCGGAGACGCCGAGGTAG
- a CDS encoding lipase family protein, producing MRPASFSLIGIAISAAVSAACGVTADASHENTGAVGQTAATESSAPAGIVPPSQDPFYEVPSDVANYAPGAVLRSREIVAKWAIGDIPAVHAWQVAYRTNDGIDAPTATVATIVVPDAPWRGEGTRPLVSYQSAEDSVGIDCAPSYSWRNGIFAGLGEPLADPFAVAPALLAGWAVVVPDYEGPQGMFGVGRMAGHGVLDGLRAALSFAPAGLDKQTKVATLGYSGGGLATGWAAELQGSYAPELNYVGSATGGTPAKLLDVVKWLSGTGRYAAGLAAGGIIGILKQYPELKRFLNDKGRAMYQKYENACALELVAGLPFADINQLTTSPDLFSEPDVVAATEQQSMGGQAPKAPMANYHGIIDEVVPFAQNKRTVQEWCAGGAAIKVDWPLLAEHGLGIVPWYLDGYKFLNERFAGKTARNDCWWAGAR from the coding sequence ATGAGGCCAGCGTCGTTTTCGCTCATTGGAATTGCTATCAGCGCAGCCGTGTCGGCGGCGTGCGGTGTGACCGCCGATGCATCGCACGAGAACACGGGCGCGGTGGGCCAAACCGCGGCCACCGAATCGAGCGCGCCCGCGGGAATCGTTCCCCCGAGCCAGGACCCCTTCTACGAAGTCCCGTCCGACGTGGCGAACTACGCGCCCGGCGCCGTCCTACGGTCCCGCGAGATCGTAGCCAAATGGGCCATCGGTGATATTCCGGCCGTGCACGCATGGCAGGTGGCGTACCGCACCAACGACGGCATCGATGCCCCCACCGCCACGGTGGCGACCATCGTCGTTCCGGACGCCCCTTGGCGCGGTGAGGGCACGCGCCCGCTCGTGTCGTATCAGAGCGCGGAGGACTCGGTGGGCATCGACTGTGCACCATCCTATTCATGGCGAAATGGGATCTTCGCGGGGCTGGGCGAACCGCTGGCGGATCCCTTCGCGGTTGCGCCTGCCCTGCTTGCAGGATGGGCGGTCGTGGTGCCCGATTACGAAGGTCCCCAAGGGATGTTCGGCGTGGGGCGAATGGCCGGTCACGGTGTGCTGGACGGGCTCCGCGCGGCGCTAAGCTTCGCGCCCGCCGGGCTGGACAAGCAGACCAAGGTAGCCACCCTCGGGTACTCGGGTGGCGGCCTTGCAACGGGATGGGCCGCGGAGCTGCAAGGTAGCTATGCCCCCGAATTGAATTACGTCGGCTCGGCAACCGGCGGCACCCCCGCCAAGCTTCTCGACGTCGTCAAATGGCTTTCGGGCACGGGACGCTATGCGGCCGGCCTCGCGGCCGGTGGAATCATCGGCATCCTGAAACAGTACCCCGAGCTGAAAAGGTTCCTCAACGACAAGGGCCGCGCGATGTATCAGAAGTACGAAAACGCCTGCGCCCTCGAGTTGGTCGCGGGGCTGCCGTTCGCCGATATCAACCAACTCACCACGTCGCCGGATCTGTTCAGCGAGCCCGACGTCGTCGCGGCGACCGAACAGCAGAGCATGGGCGGACAAGCGCCAAAAGCCCCCATGGCGAACTACCACGGAATCATCGATGAAGTGGTCCCGTTCGCGCAGAACAAGAGGACCGTGCAGGAGTGGTGCGCGGGCGGAGCGGCCATCAAAGTCGATTGGCCCCTGCTCGCCGAACACGGTTTGGGCATCGTCCCCTGGTACTTGGATGGCTACAAGTTCCTGAATGAGCGCTTCGCGGGCAAGACAGCGCGCAACGACTGCTGGTGGGCCGGCGCGCGGTAA
- a CDS encoding SDR family NAD(P)-dependent oxidoreductase, whose product MNAAGLIKRLVHPSGLDDDGALRAAAHAKIVLVTGASYGLGEATARKLGAAGATVLLVARTTDRLEALASEIASHGGKAQAYAANLGDETAVDELVRRILADHGRVDTVINNAGKSIRRSLHLQYDRFHDFTRSLGVNYLGPVRLLLGLLPHMRARGNGHIINVSTVGVRIVPGPRWGVYQSSKGAFDIWLRSVTPEIQADGIAVSTIYMGLIYTRMSAPTPIMRVLPGLHPDEAADVVARALVRRPREITPWWVWPAEFGSLIARGPLSQGLAFLHRRSHDSESALGIQAPPADHPRARGGT is encoded by the coding sequence ATGAACGCTGCGGGGTTGATCAAACGACTCGTCCATCCTTCCGGGCTCGACGACGACGGCGCGTTGCGTGCTGCGGCCCACGCCAAAATCGTCCTTGTGACGGGCGCCTCGTACGGCCTGGGCGAGGCCACCGCGCGCAAGCTCGGGGCTGCGGGGGCCACGGTCCTCCTCGTGGCGCGCACCACAGATCGGCTCGAAGCACTGGCCTCGGAAATCGCATCGCACGGCGGCAAGGCCCAGGCCTACGCGGCCAACCTGGGCGACGAAACGGCCGTGGACGAACTCGTTCGCCGAATATTGGCCGACCATGGCCGCGTCGACACGGTGATCAACAACGCGGGCAAGTCCATCCGGCGATCGCTGCACCTTCAGTACGATCGTTTCCATGATTTCACGCGGTCGCTCGGGGTGAACTACCTCGGTCCCGTGCGTCTGCTGCTCGGGCTTCTTCCGCATATGCGTGCCCGCGGAAATGGGCACATCATCAATGTTTCCACGGTCGGAGTGCGCATCGTTCCCGGTCCGCGGTGGGGTGTTTATCAATCTTCGAAAGGCGCATTCGATATCTGGTTGCGCAGCGTAACCCCGGAGATTCAGGCCGACGGTATCGCGGTCAGCACCATTTACATGGGGCTGATCTACACGCGCATGAGTGCGCCCACGCCCATCATGCGCGTGCTTCCCGGTCTTCATCCCGACGAGGCGGCCGACGTGGTTGCCCGTGCCCTCGTGCGCAGGCCCCGTGAGATCACCCCCTGGTGGGTATGGCCCGCCGAATTCGGAAGCTTGATCGCCCGCGGTCCGCTTTCCCAAGGTTTGGCCTTTCTGCATCGGCGCTCCCACGATTCGGAAAGCGCGCTGGGCATCCAGGCGCCACCCGCCGATCACCCGCGGGCCCGAGGAGGAACGTGA
- a CDS encoding response regulator: MPRKQPLQRHAPGAEKGAIPPPPLRGLHILVVDDDVDNRCLLQKVLERGGSRITTAGSVADAMAVFEREAPDVLLSDICMPGEDGYDLIRRVRALPKEQGGAIPAAALTACADVQDRENALRAGFTKHVPKPIDRAELVAVVTSLARMAA; the protein is encoded by the coding sequence ATGCCTCGAAAACAACCCCTCCAAAGACATGCTCCCGGTGCGGAGAAGGGCGCGATACCGCCGCCGCCTCTGCGCGGGCTTCACATTCTCGTCGTGGATGACGATGTCGACAATCGGTGCCTTTTGCAAAAGGTGCTCGAACGCGGAGGTTCCCGCATCACCACGGCGGGCAGCGTTGCGGATGCGATGGCGGTGTTCGAACGGGAAGCGCCGGACGTGCTCCTATCCGATATCTGCATGCCGGGTGAAGATGGGTACGATTTGATCCGCCGCGTTCGAGCCCTTCCGAAAGAGCAAGGTGGCGCCATACCGGCGGCCGCGCTCACCGCGTGCGCGGATGTGCAAGACCGGGAGAACGCCCTGCGTGCAGGCTTCACCAAGCACGTTCCAAAGCCGATCGATCGCGCCGAATTGGTCGCCGTGGTGACCTCGCTGGCCCGCATGGCCGCGTGA